The proteins below come from a single Esox lucius isolate fEsoLuc1 chromosome 7, fEsoLuc1.pri, whole genome shotgun sequence genomic window:
- the LOC117594693 gene encoding putative protein FAM47C codes for MACQPSPTTASKHPPPQPQGTPHHSLKAPPTTASRHPPPQPQGIPHHSLKASPTTASKHPLPQPQGIPHHSLKASPTTASRHPPPQPQGIPHHSLKASPTTASKHPLPQPQGIPHHSLKASPTTASKHPLPQPQGIPHHGLKAPPTTASRHPPPQPQGIPHHGLKASPTTASRHPPPRPQGIPHHSLKASPTTASRHPPPRPQGIPHHSLKASPTTASRHPPPQPQGIPHHSLKASPTTVSRHPPPRPQGIPHHSLKASPTTASRHPPPQPQGIPHHSLKASPTTASRHPPPRPQGIPHHGLKASPTTASRHPPPQPQGIPHHSLKASDAVICPATHTLVPHHMQLVPHHMQLVPHHMQLVPHHMQLSHTLTHTHIKERAEELIKEWTEERLEEFVKEWTKERAEELVKEWTEERLEEFVKEWTEERAEELVKEWTEERLEEFVKEWTKERAEELVKEWTEERLEEFVKEWTEERLEEFVKEWTKERAEELVKEWTEERLEEFVKEWTEERAEELVKEWTEERLEEFVKEWTEERAEELVKEWTEERLEEFVKEWTEERLEEFVKEWTKERAEELVKEWTEERLEEFVKEWTEERAEELVKEWTEERLEEFVKERTEERLEEFVKEWTEERAEELRAEELVKEWTEERLEEFVKEWTEERAEELVKEWTEERLEEFVKEWTEERLEEFVKEWTEERAEELAKTQPFKKVDTVRHNQVDKDRDKQVDMDKDDQVD; via the exons ATGGCCTGCCAGCCATCCCCCACCACAGCCTCAAAGCATCCCCCACCACAGCCTCAAGGCACCCCCCACCACAGCCTCAAGGCACCCCCCACCACGGCCTCAAGGCACCCCCCACCACAGCCTCAAGGCATCCCCCACCACAGCCTCAAAGCATCCCCCACCACAGCCTCAAAGCATCCCCTACCACAGCCTCAAGGCATCCCCCACCACAGCCTCAAAGCATCCCCTACCACAGCCTCAAGGCATCCCCCACCACAGCCTCAAGGCATCCCCCACCACAGCCTCAAGGCATCCCCCACCACAGCCTCAAAGCATCCCCTACCACAGCCTCAAGGCATCCCCCACCACAGCCTCAAGGCATCCCCCACCACAGCCTCAAAGCATCCCCTACCACAGCCTCAAGGCATCCCCCACCACGGCCTCAAGGCACCCCCCACCACAGCCTCAAGGCATCCCCCACCACAGCCTCAAGGCATCCCCCACCACGGCCTCAAGGCATCCCCCACCACAGCCTCAAGGCATCCCCCACCACGGCCTCAAGGCATCCCCCACCACAGCCTCAAGGCATCCCCCACCACAGCCTCAAGGCATCCCCCACCACGGCCTCAAGGCATCCCCCACCACAGCCTCAAGGCATCCCCCACCACGGCCTCAAGGCATCCCCCACCACAGCCTCAAGGCATCCCCCACCACAGCCTCAAGGCATCCCCCACCACGGTTTCAAGGCATCCCCCACCACGGCCTCAAGGCATCCCCCACCACAGCCTCAAGGCATCCCCCACCACAGCCTCAAGGCACCCCCCACCACAGCCTCAAGGCATCCCCCACCACAGCCTCAAGGCATCCCCCACCACGGCCTCAAGGCATCCCCCACCACGGCCTCAAGGCATCCCCCACCACGGCCTCAAGGCATCCCCCACCACAGCCTCAAGGCATCCCCCACCACAGCCTCAAGGCATCCCCCACCACAGCCTCAAGGCATCAGACGCTGTCATTTGCCCAGCTACCCACACC CTGGTGCCCCACCACATGCAGCTGGTGCCCCACCACATGCAGCTGGTGCCCCACCACATGCAGCTGGTGCCCCACCACATGCAGCTG agtcacacactgacacatacacacatcaagGAGAGGGCTGAGGAGTTGATCAAGGAGTGGACCGAGGAGAGGTTAGAGGAGTTTGTCAAGGAGTGGACCAAGGAGAGGGCTGAGGAGTTGGTCAAGGAGTGGACCGAGGAGAGGTTAGAGGAGTTTGTCAAGGAGTGGACCGAGGAGAGGGCTGAGGAGTTGGTCAAGGAGTGGACCGAGGAGAGGTTAGAGGAGTTTGTCAAGGAGTGGACCAAGGAGAGGGCTGAGGAGTTGGTCAAGGAGTGGACCGAGGAGAGGTTAGAGGAGTTTGTCAAGGAGTGGACCGAGGAGAGGTTAGAGGAGTTTGTCAAGGAGTGGACCAAGGAGAGGGCTGAGGAGTTGGTCAAGGAGTGGACCGAGGAGAGGTTAGAGGAGTTTGTCAAGGAGTGGACCGAGGAGAGGGCTGAGGAGTTGGTCAAGGAGTGGACCGAGGAGAGGTTAGAGGAGTTTGTCAAGGAGTGGACCGAGGAGAGGGCTGAGGAGTTGGTCAAGGAGTGGACCGAGGAGAGGTTAGAGGAGTTTGTCAAGGAGTGGACCGAGGAGAGGTTAGAGGAGTTTGTCAAGGAGTGGACCAAGGAGAGGGCTGAGGAGTTGGTCAAGGAGTGGACCGAGGAGAGGTTAGAGGAGTTTGTCAAGGAGTGGACCGAGGAGAGAGCTGAGGAGTTGGTCAAGGAGTGGACCGAGGAGAGGTTAGAGGAGTTTGTCAAGGAGAGGACCGAGGAGAGGTTAGAGGAGTTTGTCAAGGAGTGGACCGAGGAGAGGGCTGAGGAGTTG AGGGCTGAGGAGTTGGTCAAGGAGTGGACCGAGGAGAGGTTAGAGGAGTTTGTCAAGGAGTGGACCGAGGAGAGAGCTGAGGAGTTGGTCAAGGAGTGGACCGAGGAGAGGTTAGAGGAGTTTGTCAAGGAGTGGACCGAGGAGAGGTTAGAGGAGTTTGTCAAGGAGTGGACCGAGGAGAGGGCTGAGGAGTTG GCTAAAACACAACCCTTCAAAAAAGTTGACACGGTCaggcacaaccaggtggacaaggacagggacaaacagGTGGATATGGACaaggacgaccaggtggactaG